The window GCTCGCCCTCCTCGGCACCGCCGCCTCGGGCCACGAATGGTCGGACGAGGCGAACGACCTCTGGGAGAGCCTGGTGGGCGAGGTCGACCCGGAGGACTTCGCCGCCAGCGCCGCCGGCGAGGTGCGCTTCTGGGTGGTCGGCCCGGGCCGCGAGCCCGCCGACGTCGACCCGGAGCTGCTCGCCTTCGCCCGCGAGATGGACCAGCGGGCGCTCGCCGCCGAGTTGGCGCTCAGCGCGGTCGACGTCGCCGAACTCGACCCGCCCGCGATCGGCCGCCTCCACGAGCTGCGGATGCCCGTCCTGGTCGGCGCCGGCGCGGCCGACGTGCCCGACATCAGCCGCCTCGCCGACCGGATCGCCGCCGAGGCGCCCGACGCTGTCCGCCTGCCCGACGTGCCCGACGCCGGACACCTGCTGCCGCTGGAGCGACCCGCCCCGGTCAACGCCGCCCTGCTCGACTTCCTGCCCTGACACCCGCACCGTCGTCGACGACGGTGCGGTACGGCCCGTCGTCCGCTTCCGCGAGGTGCGGAGGTGGGCGGTGGAGGCGGTCGCTCGCGATGGCCGGTGAAGGTGATAAATGGATTGCACGGGCGCCGGGCTGGGAGTTTGACTGCTCGCCATGTCTCCTTCCCCCTCACCCGTCTTCGTTGCGGGTACGGGTCGTTCGGGAACGTCACGGCTCGCCGACATCATCGGCGAACATCCGCTGATCCACCGGATTCCCATGGAGACCAGGTTCCTCGTCGACCCGGGTGGCCTGCGGGACCTGGCCGACGCGCTCACCGGTCGATACGACCCCACCGTCGGTGAGGACGCCCTGCACCGGCTGAGCGACTTCCTCACCGTACGAGTGCCCGGCCGGCGCGACGATCGCGGCAAGACCGTTCCCGAACTGGTCGGCGAGCGGCGCTACCGGGACGCGGTGGAACAGCTCTGGCCGCAGTTGATCGCGTACACCTTCGACGAGCCCGCGCCCGCCGAAGGCTTCGGCAACGCCGACCGTCCTGCCGGGCCGTTCGAGCCGCTGAGCCGCCGGCGGGTGGTTCCCAGATACTTCAGCGACCGGAGCGAACTACTCGGAATCCTGCGGGGCCTGGTCGACACCATCTTCGGCGGAGCAGCCGCCGACGCGGGCAAGCCGACCTGGTGCGAGAAGACGCCGTTCAACCTGCTGTGCATGGAGTTCCTCTGGGAACTGGTCCCCGAGGCGACCATCGTGCACATCAAGCGTCACCCGGTCTCAGTGCTCGCATCCCACCTGGCCCAGCCATGGGCGCCGGCCACGGTCGACGGCGCGCTCGCCTACCTCAAGCCGATCTACGATCGGTGGCTCACCTGGAAGGACACGGTCGACCTGACGGGCAGGCGATACGTCGAGGTGAAGGCGGAAGATCTCGCAGCCGACTGGCCCGGGCAGCGCCACGCCCTGTTCGAACGGCTCGACGTCGACGACTTCGAAACCCGTTCGGCGTTCCAGTCGCACAAGCTGGCGCAGCGCAACAACCAGTTCGACGACGACACCCGCGAGTTCATCGAGGAAGCACTCGGCAAGGTCATCCCGGCCATGGGATACGAGTGACGACCCTGGCTCCCCGCCCTGACGACGCCGCGTCGCGCCCCTCGAACGCCCGGTGAACGCCGCGACGACGGGTTGAACGGCTACCAGAGCGGCCGGACGGCACCGACCGGCAGGCCGCCGCCGAAGAGCGGCAGTTCGGCGTACTCGGTCAGCACCGGCGCGTCCAGCCCGAGGCGGCGCAGGGCGGAGACCAGCACCGGCATCCGGGCGCGGCCCGCGCCGTCGTCGATCTTGAGGGCGACCGCGCCGACCCCGGGCACCGCCGCCGCGACGACCCCCTCGGCGCCGATCTTGGCGAGCAGCCCGGGCACGCCCCGCATCAACCGGCTGTCCTCGGCCCGGGTGCCGCCGACCAGATCCGGGTGGGCGCGCATCGCGTCGGCCACCGTCCGTGGCACGGAGCCGGGCTCCGCCGAGACGAGCCGGAGGTACGCCCCGGCCAGGCCCGTCAGCGAGACGGCGAGCACCGGGGCGCCGCAGCCGTCCACCCCGACCGCCGCAGCCGGCTCGCCCGTGAACTCCTCCACCGCGTCCCGGAGCCGCTGCTGCAACGGGTGCTCCGGACGCCAGTACCCGTCGAGCGGCCAGCCGGCGGCCAGGCAGGTCAGCAGCATCCCGCTGTGCTTGCCGGAGCAGTTCATCTGCGTACGGGTGGGGCCGCCGCCGGCCCGCAGCACGGCCGTCCGCGCCTCGTCGCCCACGGGCAGGTCCGGCGGGCAGTGCAGGGCCGACTCGTCCAGCCCGGCGCGGGCGAGCAACGCGCCCACCCGGGCCAGGTGGAACTCCTCCCCGGCGTGGCTGGCCGAGACCAGCGCCACGTCGGCGGGGTCGGCCAGCGTCAGCCCGGCGCGGAGCATCCCGACCGTCTGCATCGGCTTGTTGGACGAGCGCGGGAAGACCGGGGAGGTCACGTCCCCGGCGCCGGCCACCGTCTGCCCCGAGGCGTCGAGCACCACCACCGAGCCCCGGTGCACGCCCTCGACGAACCCCGACCGGACCACCTCGGCGAGCGGCGCGCCGCCCTCGTACGTCTTTCCCACAGGGTGGACGGTACCGGCAGCTCCGGCAGCGGTCGGCGGGCGGGTGAGCAGGTCGTCGGCGACCCGGTGTACAGCAGTGCCGGCCCGGGTCGCCGCTTACCGCCCGGCGGCCGGCACGCCGAGCAGCCCGCGCGCCTCGGCGGTGGTCAGCGGCGGCCGCTGGGCGAGCTGGGCGAAGCCGACCGCCCGGGCGACGAGCTGCATGTTGGACTCGACCGGGCGGCCCTTGGCGTAGGTCACCGTGTCCTCCATGCCGACCCGCAGGTGCCCGCCGGCCGAGAGCGAGGCCAGCATGACCGGGATGGTGCTGCGGCCGATGCCGGTGGCGGAGAAGGTGGTGCCCTCGGGCAGGTCGCGCAGTGCCTGGTGGGCGGCGACCAGGGCTTGGGTGGTGCCCGGCATGCCGCCCGGTACGCCCATCACGAAGTCGACGTGCACGTGCCCGCCGGCCGGCAGGCCGTACTTGCCGAGCAGCCGTTGCAGGGCCGTCAGGTGGCCGAGGTCGAAGATCTCGTACTCGGGCACGATGCCGCGCTCCTGCATGCGGGTGTGCAGGTCGACGATGAACTCCCACCGGTTGAGGAAGACGTCGTCACCGAAGTTGAGCGTGCCCATCGTGCAGGAGGCCATGTCCGGCCCGGCGTCGAGCACGGCGAGCCGGTCGGCCTCCGGGTCGGTCACCGCGCCGCCCGAGGAGAGCTGCACGACGAGGTCGGTGCTCTCGCGCAGCGCCGTCACGGTCTCCCGCAGCCGCCCCTGGTCCAGGGTGGGCCTGGCCTCGTCGTCGCGGATGTGGACGTGGATCACGGCGGCGCCGAGCGCCTCGCACTCCTTGGCGGTCAGCAGCAGCTCGTCGAGCGTCACCGGCAGCGCCGGCACCTCGGCCTTGGCCGACTCCGCGCCGGTGGGGGCAACCGTGATCAACGTCCCTGTCGTCATGCCCGGATCCTAGACCGAGGTCAGCGAGCCAGTCGACCGGAACTTTTCCGGCCTCAGCGCCACGAAGCAGAGATTCTTTCGCCGATCGGCGGTCAGGCCGGATCGATCGCGGCGGCAGTCTCCCCGATCAGGAGGCGGGCGTCGTCGGCGACGTTGCGCTTGACCACGGCCAGGGCGACCTGGCCCAGCTCGTGGTGGTGCACGGCCGTGCCGACGAAGCCGACCGCCCGGCCGTCGAGGGTCACCGGCGTGCCGGCGACCGGCGGCTGGTCGGTGGTCACCCCGTCCAGGTGCAGGAGTACGAGCCGACGCGGCGGCCGGCCCATGTTGTGCACCCGGGCCACGGTCTCCTGGCCCCGGTAGCAGCCCTTGTCCAGGTGCACGGCCGGGGCGACCAGGTCCACCTCGGCCGGGATGGTCCGGTGGTCGGTGTCCACCCCGACCCGGGCCCGCCGGGCGGCCACCCGCACCGCCTCGTACGCCCACAGCCCGGCGACCGGCACCCCGTTGCCCCGCAGCTGGGTGACCACCTGCTCCATCGCGGCCCGGGGCACCAGCAGGTCCACGCCGAGCGGGCCCCGGCGGGCCCAGCCGCCCACGGGCAGCGGGCGCACGTCGTACAGCGCGGTCGGCCGGGGCGGCAGCTCGCCGGAGCGGAACTTCGGGCCCGGCACCGCGACCACGTCGGGCGCGGCCAGCCCGGTCGCGCCGAGCGTCTCCACCGCGGCGGGCGCCTCCGGCCCGACCAGGGAGAGCAGCGCGTGCTCGGGCGTCACGTCGCGCGGCTCGACCTTGCTGAAGAACCGCATCCGCTCCAGGTACGACAGCAGGCCGGCGGTGGCGCCCGGCTCGGTGTCGAGCCAGGTGGTGATGCCGTCCTCGGCGACCATGGCGTGCTGCTCGACGTGCCCGTGCGGGGAGAGCACCAGCAGCTCGGTGCCCTGGCCGGCACCGAGCTGCGCGAGGTGCTGGCTGGTGAGGGTGTGCAGCCAGCCGATCCGTTCCTCGCCCGGCACCGCGACGACGCCCCGGTGCGACCGGTCGACCAGGCCGACCGCCGTGTCGAGGGTGCGCTGCTCGCGCATCGGGTCGCCGTAGTGCGCCGCCACGCCCCGCACGCCGGCCGCCGCGTGCGCCGGCTCGGGCTGGTCGCGGCTGGCCTCGTCGATGCTCTCGACGCTCACCGCGCCCGCGATGTCGATCATTTCCGGTCCCCGTTCTCGCAGCGGACGCAGAGGCCGAAGAACGAGACGTGGCCGATGTCCACCCGGAACCCGCGCTGGCTCGCCAACTGGTCGGCCAGCGGGCGTAGCAGCTCCGGATCGATCTCGTCGATCGCGCCACAGCCCCGGCAGACGAGGTGGACGTGCTGGTCCTCGCCGGCCGCGTGATAGGTCGGCGAGCCGTGCGAGAGGTGGGTGTGGGTGACCAGGCCGAGCCGTTCCAGCAGCTCCAGCGTGCGGTAGATGGTGGTGATGTTGACCCCTGCGGCCACCTCCCGGACGGCGGTGTGCACCTGCTCCGGGGTGGCGTGCCCAAGGTCCAGCACGGCCTGGAGGATCAACTGCCGTTGCGCCGTCAGCCGTAGCCCACGGGCGCGGAGCATTTCCGCGAGGGAGGATTCGGACACCGTCCGATCATAGTTCGCCCCGCCACGCGCGCCGCCGGTGTCGACCGGTCCGCGGCTAGGCTCGGCGGTCATGGTGGCGTCGAGGATCGCCGTGCCGGGCCGCGGGCTGGTGCCGCCCGGCGAGCCGGTGCTGCGCGGCGACGACCGGGGCGTGCTGCACGGCGACGGGCTCTTCGAGACGATGCACCTGCGGGACGGGCGGCCGTGGCTGCGCGACGCGCACCTGGCCCGGCTCGCCCGGGCGGCGGCGGCCGTCGACCTGACGCTGCCCGCCGCCGACGTGCTGGACGAACTGCTGGACGCCGTCCGCGCCGGCTGGCCCGCCGAGGTCGAGGGGGCGCTGCGCCTGGTCTGCACCCGGGGCCCGGAGGGCGGCCCGCCCACCGGCTACGCCACGCTGGGCGAGGTGCCGGCGGCGACCCGGGCGGCGCGCCGGGACGGGATCACCGTGGCGACCCTGCCGCTCGGCGTCGCGGCGCGGGCCCGCGCCGAACTCGACTGGCTGCCGGCCGGGGTCAAGTCCATCTCGTACGCGGTGAGCACCGCCGCCCGCCGGTGGACCGCCCGCGCCGGCGTGGACGACGCGCTCTGGGTCTCCTCCGACGGGTACGCGCTGGAGGGGCCGACGGCCAACCTGGTCTGGCTGGCCGGTGACACCCTCTGCACGGTGCCCGCCGCCGAGACCGGCATCCTGCCGGGCGTGACCGCCGCCTGGCTGCTCGCGCACGCCCACGCACTCGGCCTGCGCGCCGAGGAGCGCCTGGTCACCCCGGCCGAGCTGCGTACCGCCGACGGCGTCTGGCTCAGCTCGTCCGTCCGTGGCCTCGCGGAGATCCGCACCCTGGACGCCGTCCCGCTGCGCCGCTGCGCGCACACCCCCGCCCTCCAGGCGCTCCTGGGCTTTCCCCGCCCGTGACCCCCGGGAGGAGGGTCAGCCGGCCACCCGGGTGAGGCGGGCGGAGAGGTGGGGGGAGAGGGAGTGGCCCAGGGCCGCCATCTCCTGGGCGTAGAGCAGCGCGCCCTCGACGATGCCGAAGAGGCGGTGACCGGCGGTGACCTCCTTGGCGGTCGCCGTACGGACCACCGCGTCGGTGACGAACTCGATCTGGGTGCCCTTGCGCTTGCCGATGTGCAGCTCCATCACGCCGGTGGGGACGCTCATCAGCGCCTCCAGCTCGTCGGTGGCCCGGTCGCCGTCCATCACCGGCCGCCACCAGCCGACCTCGCGACCCGCCGGGCGGACCGGGCGGCTCTGCTCGTCGAGCAGCCAGGCGCGCGACTCGTAGGACAGGAACGGCCGGCCGTCGTGGCTGATCCGGATCTCCTGCGCGAAGTCGAAGTCCTCGATGGTGGGGAAGCCACCCCGCCCCCGGCCGCGCCACACCCCGACGTACGGCAGCAGGCCGTCCAGCGCGGGATGCAGCTTCGGGCCGACGCGCAGGTCGTGGCTCTCCTCGTAGGGGTACGGGTCGACCGGCGGCGCGTTCAGCCACGGCGGCGGCTGCAGGGGGTTCTCGTCGCTCACCGGTTCACTCCGCCTCTCCGCCGGCGGCCACGACAGCTCACCAGCGCCCTCTTGACATGCGTACGGCCAGGTAGACCAGGCCACCGGCGAGCGCGCCCAGGCCGGCGACCAGCAGGCTGACGAACCCGATCTCGGTAACCATCGTGACCATCCTATGCTGGGCCCCATGGCCCGCACTCTCGTCGTCAAGGCCACCGCCGGCGCGGACGCCCCGGAGCGGTGCGCCCAGGCATTCACCGTCGCCGCCACCGCAGCCGCCGCCGGGGTGCACGTGTCGCTCTGGCTGACCGGGGAGTCGACCTGGTTCGCGCTGCCGGGCAAGGCACAGGAGTTCGAGCTGCCGCACTCGGCCCCGCTGGCCGAGCTGCTGCACGTGATCCTCACCACCGGAACGGTGACCGCCTGCACGCAGTGCGCCGCCCGGCGGGACATCGGGCCGGACGACGTGCTGCCGGGTGTCCGCATCGCCGGCGCGGCGGTGTTCGTCGAGGAGACGATGGCCGAGGGGGCCCAGGCCCTGGTCTACTGACCGCCGCCCGCCGATACCGGCCCGACAGGTCGGACAGATGCCTACGATTCGGGTGTGACCGAGGCGACGGAGCGATTCTTCGAATCACTGCCGGCGCGCGCCCCCAAGGTGCTGGTCAGCCCGGTCAGCGGAACGATGCAGATCGACCTCGCGGAGGGCGGTCAGACGGTGCACTGGCTGGTCCACCTTCGTCCGGGCGAGATCGAGGTGAGCCGCGACCGGGGGCCCGCCGACGCGATCTGGTACACCAGCGCGGACCTGTTCGACCGGCTCGTCACCGGCCGGGCCCAGGCGATCTCGTCGGTGCTGCGCAACGAGAGCAGCTTCAGCGGCGACATCGTGCTCTTCCTGCTGTTCCACCGGTTCTTCCCCGACCCGCCCGGCACCCGCGACCCCCGCACGGTCGCCCGCAAACAGGCCGGGCGGCTGCCGTGAAGGAACTGGTCAGCATCCTGGACGGCAACACCTTCCTGGTCAGCGACAGCCGCGGCGACATCGAGCCGTCCCTCGACTTCCCGACCGGGCTCTTCTCGTTCGACACCCGGCACCTCTCCACCTGGTTGCTGACCCTCGACGGCGAACGGCTGCACGCCCTCTCCGTCGACACCGCGGAGTCCTTCCGCACCCGCTTCTTCCTCGTGCCCGGCGAACCGACGCACTACCTGGACGCGAAGGTCTCGATGATCCGGAGCCGGGCCATCGGCGGCAGCTTCGAGGAGGAGCTGACGCTGCTCAACCACTCCGGCGAGGACATGGAGTTCGTCGTCCACCTCGCCATGGGCGCCGACTTCGCGGACCTGTTCGAGATCAAGCACGTCCGGCGCAAGGAGGGCCACTCCACCGCCACCGTCGGCGAGAACGAGCTGCGCCTGACCTACCGCCGGGAGAGGTTCCACCGCGAGACGGTCATCCGCACCAGCATGCCCGCGCACATCGAGGTCTCCGGCATGACCTACCGGGTCCGGGTCGGCCCGCGCGGCGAGTGGACGACGCGGCTGCACGTGTCGACAGTCGTCTACGGCGCGCGCGGCGAGGACATCCGGGCCAACCTCCCGCAGTACGGGGGCAGCCGCAGCCCGGACGCGATCCGGGCCGAGCAGGACGAGCTCGTCGCCCGGGCGCCCAAGCTCGGCTGCGACTGCCAGCCGCTGGCCGGGGCGTACCGGCAGAGCCTCCACGACCTGGCGGCGCTGCGCTACGAGTCGATCACCCTCGGCGTACGCCTGGTGGCCGCCGGCCTGCCGTGGTTCATGACGCTGTTCGGCCGGGACAGCATCATCACCTCGCTCCAGGTTCTGCCCTTCCTGCCGGAGCTGATCCCGCCGACCCTCATGATGCTGGCCGGCCTCCAGGGGCACCGGATCGACGACTTCCGGGACGAGGAGCCGGGCAAGATCCTGCACGAGCTGCGCTACGGCGAGACGGCGGGCTTCGAGGAACAGCCGCACTCGCCGTACTACGGCTCGGCGGACTCGACGCCGCTGTTCGTCATCCTGCTCGACGAGTACGAGCGGTGGACCGGCGACGACCGGCTGGTACGGGGACTGGAGGCCCAGACCCGGGCCGCCCTCGCCTGGATCGACACGTACGGGGACCTGCTCGGCACGGGCTACCTCTGGTACCAGACCCGCAACCCGCAGACCGGGTTGGCGAACCAGTGCTGGAAGGACTCCTGGGACTCGATCTCGTACCGCGACGGCCGGTTCCCCGGCTTCCCCCGCGCCACCTGCGAACTCCAGGGCTACGCGTACGACGCGAAGATCCGCGGCGCCCGACTGGCCCGGGAGTTCTGGGGCGACCCCGCGTACGCCGACCGGC is drawn from Micromonospora sp. NBC_01740 and contains these coding sequences:
- a CDS encoding alpha/beta fold hydrolase; translation: MTKIEVNGALLAYDDTGSGTPVVLLHAGIADRRMWREQVGPLAARHRVIALDLRGYGDSELPPTPFAHHDDVAGLLDALDLPRAALVGCSFGGAVAIDTALAHPERVSALALLGTAASGHEWSDEANDLWESLVGEVDPEDFAASAAGEVRFWVVGPGREPADVDPELLAFAREMDQRALAAELALSAVDVAELDPPAIGRLHELRMPVLVGAGAADVPDISRLADRIAAEAPDAVRLPDVPDAGHLLPLERPAPVNAALLDFLP
- a CDS encoding amylo-alpha-1,6-glucosidase, giving the protein MKELVSILDGNTFLVSDSRGDIEPSLDFPTGLFSFDTRHLSTWLLTLDGERLHALSVDTAESFRTRFFLVPGEPTHYLDAKVSMIRSRAIGGSFEEELTLLNHSGEDMEFVVHLAMGADFADLFEIKHVRRKEGHSTATVGENELRLTYRRERFHRETVIRTSMPAHIEVSGMTYRVRVGPRGEWTTRLHVSTVVYGARGEDIRANLPQYGGSRSPDAIRAEQDELVARAPKLGCDCQPLAGAYRQSLHDLAALRYESITLGVRLVAAGLPWFMTLFGRDSIITSLQVLPFLPELIPPTLMMLAGLQGHRIDDFRDEEPGKILHELRYGETAGFEEQPHSPYYGSADSTPLFVILLDEYERWTGDDRLVRGLEAQTRAALAWIDTYGDLLGTGYLWYQTRNPQTGLANQCWKDSWDSISYRDGRFPGFPRATCELQGYAYDAKIRGARLAREFWGDPAYADRLEREAAELKIRFNRDFWIPEREYYALALDADGLQVDALTSNIGHLLWSGIVDESRAGRIAEHLMGPRLYSGWGVRTLADDQGRYNPVGYHVGTVWPFDNSIIAWGLWRYGFRREAGQICEAMLAASPFFDGRLPEAFAGYERDLTDYPVEYPTACSPQAWSAGTPLLLLRVMLGLEPQGDHLIIDPAVPEGMGRIELLDIPGRWGHVDALGRSRAPHDHPRGR
- a CDS encoding aminotransferase class IV, which produces MVASRIAVPGRGLVPPGEPVLRGDDRGVLHGDGLFETMHLRDGRPWLRDAHLARLARAAAAVDLTLPAADVLDELLDAVRAGWPAEVEGALRLVCTRGPEGGPPTGYATLGEVPAATRAARRDGITVATLPLGVAARARAELDWLPAGVKSISYAVSTAARRWTARAGVDDALWVSSDGYALEGPTANLVWLAGDTLCTVPAAETGILPGVTAAWLLAHAHALGLRAEERLVTPAELRTADGVWLSSSVRGLAEIRTLDAVPLRRCAHTPALQALLGFPRP
- a CDS encoding 3-keto-5-aminohexanoate cleavage protein; its protein translation is MTTGTLITVAPTGAESAKAEVPALPVTLDELLLTAKECEALGAAVIHVHIRDDEARPTLDQGRLRETVTALRESTDLVVQLSSGGAVTDPEADRLAVLDAGPDMASCTMGTLNFGDDVFLNRWEFIVDLHTRMQERGIVPEYEIFDLGHLTALQRLLGKYGLPAGGHVHVDFVMGVPGGMPGTTQALVAAHQALRDLPEGTTFSATGIGRSTIPVMLASLSAGGHLRVGMEDTVTYAKGRPVESNMQLVARAVGFAQLAQRPPLTTAEARGLLGVPAAGR
- a CDS encoding Fur family transcriptional regulator, yielding MSESSLAEMLRARGLRLTAQRQLILQAVLDLGHATPEQVHTAVREVAAGVNITTIYRTLELLERLGLVTHTHLSHGSPTYHAAGEDQHVHLVCRGCGAIDEIDPELLRPLADQLASQRGFRVDIGHVSFFGLCVRCENGDRK
- a CDS encoding asparaginase, producing the protein MGKTYEGGAPLAEVVRSGFVEGVHRGSVVVLDASGQTVAGAGDVTSPVFPRSSNKPMQTVGMLRAGLTLADPADVALVSASHAGEEFHLARVGALLARAGLDESALHCPPDLPVGDEARTAVLRAGGGPTRTQMNCSGKHSGMLLTCLAAGWPLDGYWRPEHPLQQRLRDAVEEFTGEPAAAVGVDGCGAPVLAVSLTGLAGAYLRLVSAEPGSVPRTVADAMRAHPDLVGGTRAEDSRLMRGVPGLLAKIGAEGVVAAAVPGVGAVALKIDDGAGRARMPVLVSALRRLGLDAPVLTEYAELPLFGGGLPVGAVRPLW
- a CDS encoding sulfotransferase family protein; its protein translation is METRFLVDPGGLRDLADALTGRYDPTVGEDALHRLSDFLTVRVPGRRDDRGKTVPELVGERRYRDAVEQLWPQLIAYTFDEPAPAEGFGNADRPAGPFEPLSRRRVVPRYFSDRSELLGILRGLVDTIFGGAAADAGKPTWCEKTPFNLLCMEFLWELVPEATIVHIKRHPVSVLASHLAQPWAPATVDGALAYLKPIYDRWLTWKDTVDLTGRRYVEVKAEDLAADWPGQRHALFERLDVDDFETRSAFQSHKLAQRNNQFDDDTREFIEEALGKVIPAMGYE
- the ygfZ gene encoding CAF17-like 4Fe-4S cluster assembly/insertion protein YgfZ, which gives rise to MIDIAGAVSVESIDEASRDQPEPAHAAAGVRGVAAHYGDPMREQRTLDTAVGLVDRSHRGVVAVPGEERIGWLHTLTSQHLAQLGAGQGTELLVLSPHGHVEQHAMVAEDGITTWLDTEPGATAGLLSYLERMRFFSKVEPRDVTPEHALLSLVGPEAPAAVETLGATGLAAPDVVAVPGPKFRSGELPPRPTALYDVRPLPVGGWARRGPLGVDLLVPRAAMEQVVTQLRGNGVPVAGLWAYEAVRVAARRARVGVDTDHRTIPAEVDLVAPAVHLDKGCYRGQETVARVHNMGRPPRRLVLLHLDGVTTDQPPVAGTPVTLDGRAVGFVGTAVHHHELGQVALAVVKRNVADDARLLIGETAAAIDPA
- a CDS encoding FABP family protein; translation: MSDENPLQPPPWLNAPPVDPYPYEESHDLRVGPKLHPALDGLLPYVGVWRGRGRGGFPTIEDFDFAQEIRISHDGRPFLSYESRAWLLDEQSRPVRPAGREVGWWRPVMDGDRATDELEALMSVPTGVMELHIGKRKGTQIEFVTDAVVRTATAKEVTAGHRLFGIVEGALLYAQEMAALGHSLSPHLSARLTRVAG
- a CDS encoding SCP2 sterol-binding domain-containing protein — its product is MTEATERFFESLPARAPKVLVSPVSGTMQIDLAEGGQTVHWLVHLRPGEIEVSRDRGPADAIWYTSADLFDRLVTGRAQAISSVLRNESSFSGDIVLFLLFHRFFPDPPGTRDPRTVARKQAGRLP
- a CDS encoding DsrE family protein, with the protein product MLGPMARTLVVKATAGADAPERCAQAFTVAATAAAAGVHVSLWLTGESTWFALPGKAQEFELPHSAPLAELLHVILTTGTVTACTQCAARRDIGPDDVLPGVRIAGAAVFVEETMAEGAQALVY
- the mtfM gene encoding small membrane protein MtfM encodes the protein MVTEIGFVSLLVAGLGALAGGLVYLAVRMSRGRW